The genomic window ACTTATACTGACAAGATAAAGCAAATTCTCTAAAACATATTTCGCATTTATATGGTTTTAATACGCTATGCAGTGCTGCTAGATGCCTTTTCAACGTAGATTTAACACTATACTGTTTAAAGCATAACTTGCATTCATAAGGCTTACTGTAATGTATTTTAAAATGATCTGCCAAATTTCTTTTGGAATCGAATTGTAGGGGACAAATTTTACAAGGAAAAATTGATTCATTTGATGTAGTTAAATTAGGTCGTCCCTTAACTTTATAATTTCTGTGGTGCATTATATACTGAACTagtgttttgaatatttttccacaaaaatgacaaatagcaTAACGGTTTTTTCCAAAATGAGACATCAAATGACGTTTTCTTCTGGATGGGACTAAAAAACCtgcaaaaaaaattagtgttATAAAAATCAGTCTAAAGGGGTTACTAGAATTGTAAAACTGACATTATTAAAGGCAAAAgttaaattatttgttacaagACAATGCATAaaacatattatagttttcaattcATCATCATCTAGCCATtattgtccactgctgaacataggcctgaAATGAAGTCTCCAAGGTAAAGGTCACTCATCTTCGATTCCTAACATACTCAGTCAAGCAGCGCTTAAATCTTACAGATCTTGTATCCACCAGATCATAAGATTGACTAAAGTCATTTCCCAGTATCTGAATCCTGTTAATTGGAGAGAATTTGCCATAGTTTGTGTGAtagtgttttatagaaaacacAGGCATGTGTTTTCTATCTAAAGTTGATAAGACTTAATAAATCAGAACAGTATGTGGTATGGTCAAGTAGTTTATAGAGAACAATTAAATCACATTTAGTTATTAATTAGTTTATTAATTCAAAACTAGAAATATACACAACAGTTATGACACTTGTATAGAGGAACAACttcttagatgggaaagaaaaatttTAAGGAAAATATATGAACCTATACAGGAGAATAGTGTATAAGAATAAACCACGAAATAGAGTGTTTAATCGACCGGCTATCATAAAAGAAATATGAAGTAAACGACTGAGTTGGTTGGGGCATGTAGAACAGATGAAtgataagagaaatacaaaaaaagtactcAGAAAAGAATTAAACGGGAAGAGACTGAGAGGTAGGCCTAGAAATAGATGGATTGGTGGTATTAACCAGGATTTGAAAGACCTAGGAATACGagaatgggaaaaacaagcaaGGGAAAGGAAAACAGGGTCAACTATAGTCAAGCAAGCAAAACACACATAACGCAGAAAAGATCTTCtcaaaaaagaaacaagaaagtaatattttggataaataTAACATTTAGAACTTTTGAGGTGTTATGTGTGCGGCtggcctccacaccatgtaaaactttagagcctagaaaccccaacgggtgaccatggccctccatgggctATCAGTGatcactgatgatgatgatttataATCTATTGAACAATCTAAATGTCTTTTTTTACAGAATTTGGCTTGcccataaaataaataaataataagtaaataaacacatattattcaaacaatttttaaaaacactTACTTTTTTGACAAATTGGGCATGGAAATTTCTTTTTCTTAAAAACAGTACCTGGACGTTTAACAAATTTTGATGGAGACCTCTGCTCAGTTTGACAATTCGAAGGTATTTCATCAAGATATTCATAATTAGTAACTTCAACTTTTATTGAGGGTAAATCACATTCTTCATTCAAGCTTGGTAAATTATATTCTTCATTCAGATTTGTTGAATCAATGTCTTCATTTAATGGTTCAGTTTTAACTGTAGTACAATCAACTTCGGCTTCTTCCATTTGTATATTTGCTAAATCAGTCGTACTAACAAAGTACTCATCAGCTCTAACTTTTACAATTTCATTTGGAATATCCTGAGCTGTAGAATCTACATTTGGCTCACTTTTTATATTTGTTAATAAAAATGCAGGTGCAAGATTTACCATTTCGAATGGATAATCCGGTGTTTCCTCTTTAATATTATTTAGAGACATATTGAAGGAATCTTGAGAAATATTAGTCTTTTCTTCAGAAAAAGCATCAAACGGTTCTTCCTTTACCTCCATCTTGTTTACATTTCAAAATAATATAACCCTATTCTTTTATTTTTGACAAATACTTTGACTTTTCATCACAGAACACAACATTTCACAAAAACTTTCTGTCAAATTATATTTAATCGGTATTGCCATCTATCGTGAGATTATCTAAGTTGAGTAGTAACATTCTACGTTGTAGCTTCTTTGCGATAGATGCCgccaaataaaaagtttatttttaataacattttttaaacgttaaataagtaattttttatttaaaatgagtCATTATCTTATCAACgatcaacgaaaacttttcgtttataaatttgcaaaagtctgtatgttattgcgttgccgctcctgcaatactcagatcagatttatcgatggattcttatgtagttttttcttctaaatccaaatctgaaaacggcatttcgatatttctaaccgtcttcgagataatcgacctcaaagtttaaaatgtgacgtcacaatccggttatctcctacagacgcactaaacgtcagctcaaatggttgattaggaagtaggctactttttttttaaatctcgatttgccaagcatacgttatttacatttgagtttgacacttcgtgaatgtcaaactaaattttaaattaagtattagcaaatactatggaaagtatatatatatatatatatatatatatataagtccATAGTATTTGGTATTAGGCATAGAGAAATAACAACAATGTTGTTATTTCT from Diabrotica virgifera virgifera chromosome 5, PGI_DIABVI_V3a includes these protein-coding regions:
- the LOC114329947 gene encoding gastrula zinc finger protein XlCGF57.1-like is translated as MEVKEEPFDAFSEEKTNISQDSFNMSLNNIKEETPDYPFEMVNLAPAFLLTNIKSEPNVDSTAQDIPNEIVKVRADEYFVSTTDLANIQMEEAEVDCTTVKTEPLNEDIDSTNLNEEYNLPSLNEECDLPSIKVEVTNYEYLDEIPSNCQTEQRSPSKFVKRPGTVFKKKKFPCPICQKSFLVPSRRKRHLMSHFGKNRYAICHFCGKIFKTLVQYIMHHRNYKVKGRPNLTTSNESIFPCKICPLQFDSKRNLADHFKIHYSKPYECKLCFKQYSVKSTLKRHLAALHSVLKPYKCEICFREFALSCQYKSHMVYHKFGKQFTCDICSKGFYQKSSLLRHIIVHEGIKFKCHLCSKEYTRKVTLESHMRLHSGEHEFKCHICIIEKKFTSKGALRLHLMNHAGEKPHKCDICGQRFLERQKLLKHLKTHEKAQNNCEFCSASFLYKIRLQRHLLTEHGENPFKCHKCEQKFVTQRELNLHMSVHVESKIYECELCAKRFTKRAAYVRHLGGHGQSPFGCGVCTETFSSERGLREHYVNHPGEKPFHCDVCLKGFHHKRSLHKHICEGKPPGT